GACGCCGGCCGCGACCATCGTCGCGGCGTGGATCAGCGCGGAGACGGGCGTCGGACCCTCCATCGCGTCGGGGAGCCACGTGTGGAGCGGGAACTGCGCCGACTTGCCGACCACGCCGCCCAGAACGAGCAGCCCGACGACCGTCAGCCACGTCTGGAGTTCGAGGCCGCCGGGCGTCCACGCGACGGAGCCGGAGCCGTTGAGCGCCGCGTCGGCGAGCGCCGGGAACGACCCCTCGCCCGCGAACGAGGCGGTGCCGAACGTCGCGAAGACGGCGACGACGCCGACGAGGAAGAAGTAGTCACCGAAGCGGGTGACGAGGAACGCCTTCTTCGCGGCCGACGGCGGACCGGGCTCCCGGAAGTGGAAGCCGATGAGCAGGTACGAGCAGAGCCCGACCAGCTCGAAGAACATGAACGCCATCAGCAGGTTGTCGGCGACGACGAAGCCGAGCATCGACGCCGTGAAGAGCCCGAGTCCGGCGTAGTACCGCGGCAGCCCCGTCTCGCCCTCGTCGTTCATGTAGCCGAGCGAGAACACGTGGACCAAGAGCGCGACGAGCGTCACGATGACGAGCATCAGCGCCGACAGCGGGTCGATCAGGACGCCGAACGTGAGTTCGACGTTCGCGGGACCGATCCCCGCGCCGCCCTCGCCGGCCCAGTGGTACAGCGTCTCGTTGTAGGCGCGGCCGCCGGCGACGGTCGCCGCGACCCAGATCGAAAGCAGGAACGAGCCCGCGGTCGCCGCGATGCCGCCGAAGGCTCCACCCTTCGGGAGATACCTGCCCGCGCCGAGCGCGATCAGGAACGAGAAGAACGGGAGGAGCACGATCGCCGGAACGTATGCGAATGCGTCCACCATCTTACCACCTCATCTCCGCGGGAACAGTCACGTCTGTCGTGCCGAAGTTGCGGTATAACACGAGTATGATGCCGATACCGATGGCGACCTCGGCGGCGGCGAGCGCGATGACGAACAGCGCGAACACCTGCCCCGTGAGGTCGCCGTAGTACAGCGCGAACGCGACGAAGTTGATGTTGGCCGCGTTCATCATGAGCTCGACGCTCATGAGGAAGTACAGGGCGCTCCGTCGCGTCAGCACGCCGAACAGTCCGATACAGAATATGGCCGACGCCAACAGCAGGTACCACGACGGCGGAATCGACGCGGCGATGGCGGTCACCGCCGCTCACCTCCGTCGCGCCCGCCGTCGGTAAGCACCTGCCCGACCGCGGAGACGATAGAACCGTCCTCCTCGCGCTTCGCGAGGTAGACGGCCCCGTCGACCGCGACGTCGAGCGCGACGGCGGCGATCAGGAAGGCAGCGAGGAACCCCTCGGCTCCGATCGTCGCGACGTCGTACGTCCCGAGATTGAACAGGGAGTAGCCGATGTTGTGGACGACCGAGGCGTCGGCCGGGAAGCCGGCGGCCTCGGCGTCGAACGCCGCCGCGTTGACCGTCGCGGCCAGCACGGCGAACAGCGCGCCGACAGCGATTGCGGGCGCAATCTTCGACCCGCGGCTCTCGTCGTTGCTCACGCGCGACTCACCTCCGTTTCAGAATCCGATCGCGTGAGCATCACGGCGAACGTGACCAAGATGAGGACCCCGCCCACGTAGACGAGGATCTGCATGGCGGCGATAAACTCCGCCCGCAGCATCACGTAATGCACCGCGACGCTCGTGAGGGCTCCGCCCAGAAGCAGCGCGGCGTGGAACACGTCGCGCGCCAGGACGACCCCGAGGGCGAACGCCAGCGTGACCGCGGCGAACAGCCCGAACGCGATGGTGACTTCAACCATTGTGTGTGTCTCCTATGAGAACCCCTTTGAAGATTTCGAGACGCTACTGGTAGTCGACCTCGCCGTCGCCCTCCCCGATCCACGCGCCGCGGTCGGGATTGCGGGACTCCAGCGGGTCGATCCCCTTGTACCAGGGGACGTTCTTGAGCTGTTCTTTGTTGAAGACGAAGTCGTCTTTCGTGTCCGCGGTGAACTCGAAGTTCTGCGTCAGGAGGATGGCGTCGACGGGGCAGACCTCCTCGCAGAGCCGGCAGTAAATACACTGGCCGATGTGGAGGTTGTACTGCTCGCCGTTGCGCTGGTCGTCCTGAACGATCTGAATGGTGTCGTTCGGGCAGACGTTCTCGCACTGCCGACACCAGATACACCGCTCTTGGCTGAACTTGTGGACCCCGCGGAACCGCGGGCTCACTTCGGGCGCGTCCTCCGGGTATTCCACCGTGAACGTCTTCCCGTCCAGCGCGTGCTTCATCGTCGTCGCCATGGATTTCATGAGTCCAATCATGTTACGCGATCACCCCCACGATTACGGCCGTGAGCACCAGGTTCGCGAACGACAGCACCAGCATACCTTTCCAGCCGATCTCGATCAGCTGGTCGATCCGGACGCGGGGTATCGCCGCGCGGGCCCACTGCGTGAACAGGAAGAAGCCCCAGATCTTCACCACGAACCAAATGAAGCCGATGCTCTCCGGGCCCGGTCCGGAAGCGCCGCCGAGGAACGTCACGGCGAGGATCGCACCGCCGAGGAAGATGTGGACGAACTCCCCGAGGTAGAACAGGACGAAGTACGCCGAGGAGTACTCCGTCTGGTACCCGCCGACGATCTCCGTCGGCGCTTCGGGGATGTCGAACGGGTTCCGTCCGATCTCGGCCATGTTCGCCGTGAGGAACAGCACGAACGCGAACGGGTTGACGAACGCGTACCACGACGGGATGGCGACGCCGCCGATCGTCGCCAGCGTCTCCGTCTGTGCGCCGACGATGCCGCTCATCTGGAGCGTGCCGGCGAAGATCACCGCCGACATCGCCGTGACGATGAGCGGGATCTCGTACGCGAGGTTCTGCGCGACGGCGCGGAGGCCGCCGAGGAGCGAGTACTTGTTGTTCGACGCGTAGCCGGCCATCACCAGCGAGACGGACGCGATCGACGCGAACGCGAACACCAGCGCGAACCCGACCTCCGGGTCCGCGAGGTGGAGGTTGATCGGGCCGATCTGCCCCATCGGGATGACGGAGAAGCCGAGCAGCGCGGACGCCGGCAGGAGGATCGGCGCGATGTCCCACGAGGGACGGTCGACGCCCTCGGGGATGATGAGCTCCTTCGCGAGCAGCTGGACCGCGGCGGCCGGGATGATGAGCAGGCCGTAGGGACCGATCCGGTCGACCGCGATGCGGTCGGTGAACGCGGCCGTGATCTTCCGTTTCGCCCACGGGCCCGCGACGCCGGTGAACGCGAGGATGATGTTACCGACGACGAACGCGGCGACGAGCGACGCCGCGACCTCGCCGATCACGCTGTCGAGCCCGAGCGTGTCGACGATGAACTCGGGGAACAGCTGTGCCGGTGCCGTACCCATCAGCGGTCCACCTCCCCGAGAACGACGTCGAGGCTACCGAGCGCGGCGATCACGTCGGGGATGTACTCCCCGTTCGCCATCTCCGGCAGCGTCTGGAGGTTCGAGAAGCACGGCGACCGGATCTTGAACCGAGCCGGCTTGTCGGTCCCGTCCGAGCGGATGTAGATGCCGAGTTCGCCCTTCGCGCCCTCGACGGCGCGGTAGATCTCGGCGTCATCGTCCGGGCGCAGCGTGCGCGGCACGTTCGCCTGGATGTTCCGCTCGTCCTCGGGCCAGTCCTCGAGCAGGTCGACGCACTGTTCGATGATCTTCGCGGACTCCTCGACCTCGCGCATCCGGACGAGCAGGCGGCTGAAGTTGTCGCAGCCGTCCTCGGTGACGACGTCCCAGTCGAGCTCGTCGTAGTACCCGTACGGGTCGTCGCGGCGCAGGTCGTAGTCGACGCCCGATCCGCGGGCGACCGGCCCGGTCGCGCCGTAGTTCTTCGCGACCTCCGGCGGCAGGATCCCGGTGTCGATCGTCCGCATCTGGAAGATCTCGTTGGAGGTGATGAGGTTGTGGTACTCCTCGACGGACTCCGGCAGCTGATCGAGGAAGTCCCGGGTGTCGGAGAAGAACGCCTCGCGGTCCTCCGGCAGGTCCCAGACGACGCCGCCGAGCCGGAAGTAGTTGAACATCAGCCGCTGGCCCGTCAGATCCTCTAGGAGGTTCTGGACGCGCTCGCGGTCGT
This genomic stretch from Halorubrum hochsteinianum harbors:
- the nuoK gene encoding NADH-quinone oxidoreductase subunit NuoK; this translates as MTAIAASIPPSWYLLLASAIFCIGLFGVLTRRSALYFLMSVELMMNAANINFVAFALYYGDLTGQVFALFVIALAAAEVAIGIGIILVLYRNFGTTDVTVPAEMRW
- a CDS encoding NADH-quinone oxidoreductase subunit J — translated: MVEVTIAFGLFAAVTLAFALGVVLARDVFHAALLLGGALTSVAVHYVMLRAEFIAAMQILVYVGGVLILVTFAVMLTRSDSETEVSRA
- a CDS encoding NuoI/complex I 23 kDa subunit family protein; translated protein: MIGLMKSMATTMKHALDGKTFTVEYPEDAPEVSPRFRGVHKFSQERCIWCRQCENVCPNDTIQIVQDDQRNGEQYNLHIGQCIYCRLCEEVCPVDAILLTQNFEFTADTKDDFVFNKEQLKNVPWYKGIDPLESRNPDRGAWIGEGDGEVDYQ
- a CDS encoding complex I subunit 1/NuoH family protein, with product MGTAPAQLFPEFIVDTLGLDSVIGEVAASLVAAFVVGNIILAFTGVAGPWAKRKITAAFTDRIAVDRIGPYGLLIIPAAAVQLLAKELIIPEGVDRPSWDIAPILLPASALLGFSVIPMGQIGPINLHLADPEVGFALVFAFASIASVSLVMAGYASNNKYSLLGGLRAVAQNLAYEIPLIVTAMSAVIFAGTLQMSGIVGAQTETLATIGGVAIPSWYAFVNPFAFVLFLTANMAEIGRNPFDIPEAPTEIVGGYQTEYSSAYFVLFYLGEFVHIFLGGAILAVTFLGGASGPGPESIGFIWFVVKIWGFFLFTQWARAAIPRVRIDQLIEIGWKGMLVLSFANLVLTAVIVGVIA